The Microcystis panniformis FACHB-1757 region ACATGACGATCATTGCCCCGTAAGGGTTTTAGCTCGATCGGGCAGGTAATTAATTTTGCATGACTACTTAATATGCTAGGATAGTATTGATGTTTTAGGAGGTAACAACCTATGCAGTTAGAAGATTATTTTGAATTTGTAGCAGTAGATAATATTCAATTAAAAGGACATCGTATTGGCATTGAGGACGTACTGAAATACTATCGACAAGGTTATAGTCCTCAAGAAATTCTCCAAGAATTACCAACTCTAAATTTAGAAAAAATTTATGCCACTTTGACCTATTATTATCACAATCAAGCACAAATCGATCTCTATCTTGTCAAGCTAGAAAGACAACGGGAACAACATTATCAACAGTGGCTAGAAACATCATCTCCTTTAATTGATCGTTTAAGAAAAGCAAAAATTAAAAAGGAGCAGGAGTATTTACAAAAAGCATGAAAATTCGGTTTTTGCTGGATGAAAATTTATCTCCTAATCTCAAAACGATTGTAAGTAGTCGTGCCAAATTAATTGCCATTTTTGAGATAACTCTTGCAAGCTGATGGCTGACTGCGATGTATAAATGCGATCTCCTTCTTTTAACTTTAAGCTAAAATAGATTGAGTTCGTTGTGATCGATCGATGGGAAAAAAAGAAAAACTGCTAGGCTAGAAAAGGCCAAAAACTCGCCTCAAGGATTACGTTTTAGCGAATTTGAGAGTTTGCTTAATCTTTGTGGTTGGACTTTTGACCATCAAACAGGAAGTCATCACATTTGGTATTCATCCAAGAGAGTCCGTCTATCTATTCAACAGACAAAAAACGGTGAAGCGAAAGCTTATCAAGTTAAACAATTTTTAAAAATACAGGAGGAAGAAAATGAATCCAACCACCGAGGATTTTAACGGTTTTAGCATTAATATCTTCCAAGATGAGGAGGGAGATTGGATAGCATACTTAGTAGAAATTCCTAGCGTTTCCGCTTTTGCTGATAGCCCCCAAACAGCACTCAATCAATTAATTTTAGCTTGGGAAGGCGTTAAAGAAAGTTATCGTCAACATGGTGAAGAAATTCCTCATTTAGCTATGACAAAAAATTAGGCACACTAGCAGGGTCTTGAAAAATTTAGTACAAATGATCGGACTTTT contains the following coding sequences:
- a CDS encoding type II toxin-antitoxin system HicB family antitoxin; translation: MNPTTEDFNGFSINIFQDEEGDWIAYLVEIPSVSAFADSPQTALNQLILAWEGVKESYRQHGEEIPHLAMTKN
- a CDS encoding type II toxin-antitoxin system HicA family toxin, encoding MLNLCGWTFDHQTGSHHIWYSSKRVRLSIQQTKNGEAKAYQVKQFLKIQEEENESNHRGF
- a CDS encoding DUF433 domain-containing protein, which produces MQLEDYFEFVAVDNIQLKGHRIGIEDVLKYYRQGYSPQEILQELPTLNLEKIYATLTYYYHNQAQIDLYLVKLERQREQHYQQWLETSSPLIDRLRKAKIKKEQEYLQKA